One window from the genome of Sphingomonas lacunae encodes:
- a CDS encoding site-specific DNA-methyltransferase has translation MGVMEKVRVRKSAAQPVDLPLDSILKGDCIAHMRSLPASSIDMIFADPPYNLQLGGDLFRPDGSQVDAVDDEWDKFDSLSTYDRFTHAWLKEAKRILKPNGSIWVIGSYHNIFRVGAALQDQGYWILNDIVWRKANPMPNFKGTRFTNAHETLIWASMGEDARYTFNYRAMKTLNDELQMRSDWLIPICGGQERLKKGGSKVHPTQKPEALLYRVLLACSNPGDVILDPFFGTGTTGAVAKRLGRHFIGIEREDSYIAAAEERIAMALPLDESAVKTMQAPKAATRVAFGTLVEGGMIPPGTILTDSKRRWKAQVRADGSLACGNDAGSIHKLGATLQGAPSCNGWTFWHVDDGQKLREIDKVRQDWLLANEA, from the coding sequence ATGGGTGTGATGGAAAAGGTCAGGGTGAGGAAGTCGGCGGCACAGCCCGTTGACCTGCCGCTGGACAGCATCCTCAAGGGCGACTGCATCGCCCATATGCGATCGCTCCCGGCCAGCAGCATCGACATGATCTTTGCCGATCCGCCCTATAACCTCCAGCTCGGTGGCGACCTGTTCCGCCCCGATGGCAGCCAGGTCGATGCCGTCGATGACGAGTGGGACAAGTTCGACAGCCTCTCCACCTATGACCGCTTCACCCACGCCTGGCTCAAGGAAGCCAAGCGCATCCTCAAGCCCAATGGCAGCATCTGGGTGATCGGCAGCTATCACAACATCTTCCGCGTCGGTGCCGCGTTGCAGGATCAGGGCTATTGGATCCTCAACGACATCGTCTGGCGTAAGGCCAACCCGATGCCCAATTTCAAGGGCACCCGCTTCACCAACGCGCATGAAACGCTGATCTGGGCGAGCATGGGCGAGGACGCGCGCTACACTTTCAACTATCGCGCGATGAAGACCCTCAATGACGAGCTGCAAATGCGGTCCGACTGGCTGATCCCCATCTGCGGCGGCCAGGAACGCCTCAAGAAAGGCGGGTCAAAGGTTCACCCGACGCAAAAGCCCGAAGCTTTGCTCTATCGCGTGCTGCTAGCCTGCTCGAACCCCGGCGACGTCATTCTCGATCCCTTCTTTGGCACTGGCACCACCGGCGCGGTTGCCAAGCGGCTTGGTCGCCACTTCATCGGCATTGAGCGTGAGGACAGCTATATCGCTGCCGCCGAGGAGCGCATCGCCATGGCGCTGCCGCTCGACGAAAGCGCGGTGAAGACGATGCAGGCGCCCAAGGCTGCGACCCGCGTCGCCTTTGGAACTCTGGTCGAGGGCGGTATGATCCCGCCGGGCACCATCCTCACCGACAGCAAGCGCCGCTGGAAGGCCCAGGTCCGCGCCGATGGCAGCCTTGCCTGCGGCAATGACGCTGGTTCGATCCACAAGCTCGGCGCGACGCTGCAAGGTGCGCCCAGCTGCAATGGCTGGACCTTCTGGCATGTCGATGACGGCCAGAAACTGCGCGAAATCGACAAGGTGCGTCAGGACTGGCTGCTGGCCAACGAGGCTTGA
- a CDS encoding aa3-type cytochrome c oxidase subunit IV translates to MADNDIKAAEQTYSGFLTLTKWGTIGCVLVAGLVIVLIS, encoded by the coding sequence ATGGCTGACAATGACATCAAGGCTGCCGAACAGACCTATTCCGGTTTTCTCACCCTCACCAAATGGGGAACGATCGGCTGCGTTCTTGTTGCTGGTCTCGTCATCGTCCTGATTTCCTGA
- the folP gene encoding dihydropteroate synthase, which translates to MFEPLTLADLPLLAPDTRIYCQPACFVERPHGLDGRVARIGDGMLWFAAWAITVRGPSTPKREALVAVDSIAEWIAALPAPVATRATAQLAAVAAPRPPITLANGRTVRLIEPQIMGILNATPDSFSDGGKHVDAQAAADAGFDLASAGAALIDVGGESTRPGAPLVWEGDEIERVVPVIERLARGGVAVSVDTRKAAVMQAALAAGAGIVNDVSALAYDDRATDVVAKAGCPVILMHAPSQKSDPHDLSALPGGKYADPALDVFDWLEARIAAVTAAGVARDKIIVDPGIGFGKGVEDNLRIINALSLFHALGCPLLFAASRKRFIGAVDGEADAQDRLGGSVAVAAVAISQGAQLLRVHDVRETRQAQRVWRATRDAALTRM; encoded by the coding sequence ATGTTTGAACCACTGACCCTAGCCGACCTCCCGTTACTCGCGCCCGACACGCGTATCTATTGCCAGCCGGCCTGTTTCGTCGAGCGTCCGCATGGCCTCGATGGCCGGGTGGCGCGCATTGGTGATGGCATGCTCTGGTTCGCCGCATGGGCCATCACCGTGCGCGGACCCTCGACGCCAAAGCGCGAAGCTCTCGTCGCTGTTGACTCGATAGCCGAATGGATAGCGGCGCTGCCTGCACCCGTCGCTACCCGGGCGACAGCCCAACTCGCAGCGGTGGCCGCGCCGCGGCCACCCATCACGCTAGCCAATGGCCGGACCGTCCGCCTCATAGAACCCCAGATCATGGGCATCCTCAACGCCACGCCCGACAGTTTCTCTGACGGCGGCAAACATGTCGATGCACAGGCCGCTGCCGACGCCGGGTTCGACTTGGCATCGGCAGGCGCCGCACTCATCGACGTGGGCGGGGAATCAACCCGTCCCGGCGCGCCATTGGTCTGGGAAGGCGACGAGATTGAGCGCGTCGTGCCGGTGATCGAACGACTGGCCCGTGGCGGTGTCGCCGTCTCGGTCGATACGCGCAAGGCCGCGGTGATGCAGGCCGCGCTCGCCGCCGGGGCGGGCATCGTCAATGATGTCTCTGCACTCGCCTATGATGATCGTGCCACCGATGTCGTGGCCAAGGCTGGCTGCCCGGTCATATTGATGCACGCACCAAGCCAGAAGAGCGACCCGCATGACCTCTCGGCGTTGCCTGGGGGCAAATATGCCGATCCTGCGCTTGACGTGTTCGACTGGCTGGAGGCCCGCATTGCCGCCGTCACTGCCGCAGGCGTTGCGCGGGACAAGATCATTGTCGATCCCGGTATCGGCTTTGGCAAGGGTGTTGAGGATAATCTGCGTATTATCAATGCCTTGTCGCTATTTCATGCGCTCGGCTGTCCGCTCCTTTTCGCTGCCAGCCGCAAGCGGTTCATCGGCGCCGTCGATGGGGAGGCCGACGCGCAGGACCGTCTTGGCGGAAGCGTTGCTGTTGCAGCCGTGGCGATTAGCCAGGGCGCCCAACTGCTCCGCGTCCATGATGTCCGCGAAACCCGTCAGGCGCAGCGCGTCTGGCGCGCCACGCGTGACGCCGCACTGACGCGAATGTGA
- a CDS encoding sigma-54-dependent transcriptional regulator, with protein sequence MLLLVDSEEAQCRFVASLAARGGWRTLFAADCERAVATLGTHDGLLLDAVLIDERAARGGIAETIEIMRQWRPSLPIIFLAEAGRRGPALDALRAGASDFLDKPLTAERLHAALDHAIAPRFGHELRPLSEKFAAPLSVEEIIGSTPAFRTALAIAAKAARTRVPVLIEGEPGTGKALVAAAIHHAGLRPRAPLVAVDCGHHSDAMIGPMLFGHERGAFAGAFERRIGEIAKADGGTLILDRIERLPLDAQALLADLLETSIVTPIGGTMSQPVDVRFVASSTVSLKQRARDGLFREDLLARISIAEVNLPPLRDRRVDIAALARHLMARIGTLPGMSAMSLSHDLLDAFAGWRWPGNVRQLHDALVRAACNAQGPQLGLEDFPGLAAERARAPEDMGGASLMPGDGIGVTLYRADGNLRALADIEADVIRLAIGHYRGRMSEVARRLGIGRSTLYRKLADLGIDTAA encoded by the coding sequence ATGCTGCTGCTGGTGGACAGCGAAGAGGCGCAATGCCGCTTCGTGGCGTCGCTGGCTGCCCGCGGCGGATGGCGCACCCTTTTCGCGGCTGATTGCGAGCGCGCTGTAGCCACATTGGGTACGCATGACGGGCTGTTACTCGATGCGGTGCTGATTGACGAACGGGCCGCCCGCGGAGGCATTGCCGAAACGATCGAGATCATGCGGCAATGGCGCCCTTCCCTGCCCATCATTTTTCTTGCCGAAGCTGGACGGCGCGGCCCGGCGCTGGATGCTCTGCGCGCTGGTGCCAGCGATTTCCTCGACAAGCCGCTGACCGCTGAACGTCTTCACGCCGCACTTGACCACGCGATTGCGCCGCGGTTCGGCCATGAGTTGCGGCCTCTCTCGGAAAAATTCGCCGCCCCATTGTCGGTGGAAGAAATCATCGGATCGACGCCAGCCTTTCGCACTGCCCTCGCAATCGCGGCCAAGGCTGCACGCACCCGCGTGCCAGTGCTGATTGAAGGCGAACCGGGAACAGGCAAGGCTCTGGTCGCTGCCGCTATCCACCATGCAGGATTGCGGCCCCGCGCGCCCTTGGTAGCGGTGGATTGCGGCCATCACAGCGATGCGATGATCGGCCCGATGCTGTTCGGCCATGAACGCGGCGCCTTTGCCGGCGCCTTTGAACGGCGGATCGGTGAAATTGCCAAGGCTGATGGCGGTACGTTGATTCTCGACCGGATCGAACGGCTGCCTCTGGATGCACAGGCACTGCTTGCCGACCTCCTCGAAACCAGCATCGTCACGCCGATCGGCGGCACGATGAGCCAGCCTGTCGATGTGCGGTTCGTAGCCAGCTCTACCGTTTCGCTGAAACAACGTGCCCGCGACGGCCTGTTCCGCGAGGATCTGCTCGCCCGGATAAGCATTGCTGAGGTCAATCTCCCGCCACTGCGCGACCGGCGCGTGGATATTGCCGCACTGGCGCGCCATTTGATGGCTCGTATCGGTACATTGCCGGGCATGAGCGCCATGTCGCTGTCCCACGATCTGTTGGACGCCTTTGCCGGGTGGCGCTGGCCAGGCAATGTTCGCCAACTCCACGACGCATTGGTCCGCGCCGCCTGCAACGCCCAAGGACCACAGCTGGGGCTTGAAGATTTTCCGGGACTTGCCGCCGAGCGGGCCCGCGCGCCTGAGGATATGGGCGGAGCCAGCCTGATGCCGGGCGACGGTATTGGCGTCACCCTTTATCGCGCAGATGGGAATTTGCGGGCGCTGGCTGATATAGAAGCTGACGTCATCCGTCTCGCCATCGGCCATTATCGCGGCCGGATGAGCGAAGTCGCGCGCCGCCTCGGCATCGGCCGCTCGACGCTCTATCGCAAGCTGGCCGACCTCGGCATCGATACCGCAGCCTGA
- a CDS encoding proton-translocating transhydrogenase family protein, producing the protein MDFISILSIFVMACFVGYYVVWSVTPALHTPLMAVTNAISSVIIVGALIAAAAPAIGAGGTTARWLGLAAIVMASINIFGGFAVTARMLAMYKKKDR; encoded by the coding sequence ATGGACTTCATCTCGATTCTGTCGATTTTCGTGATGGCCTGTTTCGTCGGCTATTATGTGGTCTGGTCGGTTACCCCGGCACTGCACACGCCGCTGATGGCGGTGACCAACGCCATTTCCTCGGTGATCATTGTCGGCGCGCTGATTGCGGCGGCCGCGCCCGCGATCGGCGCGGGTGGCACCACGGCGCGCTGGCTCGGCCTCGCCGCGATTGTCATGGCCAGCATCAACATCTTCGGTGGCTTTGCCGTCACCGCGCGGATGCTCGCGATGTACAAGAAGAAGGATCGCTGA
- a CDS encoding SDR family NAD(P)-dependent oxidoreductase, translating into MTLLSPDFTNAHILITGAGSGIGRACATALHGMGATLILVDRNQPVIEAVLVGQERVSRHVGDVADEFFWDDLSGHLSPLTHALVNAGIAGAGSIEALPFDEWRRVMAVNLDGAFLTLRAAIRAMIARHARDGRGGAIVSMASVSGMKAEAGTGAYAASKAGLIQLTKVAAKEGALHQIRVNAIAPGGVDTPMWDSMDGFNELVAAQGGDRDAAIAGMAAIGVPLGSYAKPDEMAAQVAFLLSKGAAHMTGAVLVADGGYSL; encoded by the coding sequence ATGACCCTGCTTTCCCCCGACTTCACCAACGCGCATATACTCATTACCGGTGCCGGATCGGGGATTGGCCGCGCCTGTGCCACGGCCCTGCATGGCATGGGGGCAACCCTGATCCTGGTTGACCGGAACCAGCCGGTGATCGAAGCGGTGCTCGTTGGACAGGAACGGGTGTCCCGTCACGTCGGTGATGTGGCTGACGAATTTTTCTGGGATGACCTGTCCGGGCACCTGAGCCCGCTGACCCATGCGCTGGTCAACGCCGGTATCGCGGGCGCGGGGTCGATTGAGGCCCTGCCCTTTGACGAATGGCGACGGGTGATGGCGGTCAATCTCGACGGTGCCTTTCTGACGCTGCGCGCGGCGATACGGGCGATGATCGCACGCCACGCCCGCGATGGCAGGGGTGGCGCGATTGTCTCCATGGCTTCGGTTTCGGGCATGAAGGCCGAGGCCGGCACGGGGGCCTATGCCGCATCAAAGGCGGGCCTGATCCAGTTGACCAAGGTGGCTGCCAAGGAAGGAGCACTGCATCAGATCCGCGTCAATGCGATAGCGCCCGGCGGGGTCGACACACCGATGTGGGACAGCATGGACGGCTTTAACGAGTTGGTGGCGGCACAGGGCGGTGACCGTGATGCGGCGATCGCCGGCATGGCCGCGATAGGCGTGCCACTGGGCAGCTATGCCAAACCCGATGAAATGGCAGCGCAGGTCGCGTTCCTGTTGAGCAAGGGCGCAGCACATATGACCGGAGCGGTGTTGGTGGCCGACGGCGGTTACAGCCTTTAG
- a CDS encoding NAD(P) transhydrogenase subunit alpha yields the protein MKIAVLRETTAGERRVAATPETIKKFISLGATVAVETGAGEGASISDADYAAVGATVAPRAQTIADSDILLGVQGPSPDSLAGAKSGAWLVAGLNPFGERARVDAYAAMGLEALAMEFMPRITRAQSMDILSSQANLAGYKAVIESANAYGRAFPMMMTAAGTVNAAKCFVMGVGVAGLQAIATARRMGAQVSATDVRSATREQILSLGAKPIFVESVAGIEGEGAGGYATEMSDEYKAAQAELVSSHIAKQDIVITTALIPGRPAPRLISDAQIASMRAGSVIFDLAAESGGNVEGSVPGKTVVKHGVKIIGAQNVPSTLAADTSALFSRNLYNFLSAFWDKEAGKPVLDEEIGTAIRLTQGGKVINERLLAS from the coding sequence ATGAAAATCGCGGTCCTGCGTGAAACCACAGCGGGCGAACGCAGGGTCGCCGCGACACCGGAAACGATCAAGAAATTCATCTCACTCGGCGCCACTGTCGCTGTCGAAACCGGTGCTGGTGAGGGGGCCTCCATCTCGGATGCGGATTATGCCGCAGTCGGCGCGACCGTCGCGCCGCGCGCGCAAACAATCGCCGATTCCGACATTTTGCTCGGCGTGCAGGGACCGTCGCCTGATAGCCTTGCCGGCGCCAAATCCGGCGCATGGCTGGTCGCTGGTCTCAATCCCTTTGGCGAGCGCGCGCGCGTCGATGCCTATGCCGCCATGGGTCTCGAAGCGCTGGCGATGGAGTTCATGCCGCGCATCACCCGCGCCCAGTCGATGGACATTCTCTCCAGCCAGGCGAACCTTGCCGGCTACAAGGCGGTGATTGAAAGCGCCAACGCCTATGGCCGCGCCTTTCCGATGATGATGACCGCCGCCGGTACGGTGAATGCCGCCAAATGCTTTGTCATGGGCGTCGGCGTTGCCGGACTGCAAGCCATCGCCACCGCCCGCCGCATGGGCGCGCAGGTTTCCGCTACCGACGTCCGCTCGGCGACCAGGGAACAGATCCTCAGCCTTGGCGCGAAGCCGATCTTCGTCGAAAGCGTCGCAGGGATCGAGGGTGAGGGCGCCGGCGGCTATGCCACCGAAATGTCCGACGAATACAAGGCGGCGCAGGCTGAGCTGGTCTCCAGCCACATAGCCAAGCAGGACATTGTCATCACCACTGCGCTGATTCCCGGCCGTCCCGCCCCGCGCCTGATCAGCGATGCCCAGATCGCCAGCATGCGCGCCGGCAGCGTCATCTTTGACCTCGCGGCGGAAAGCGGAGGCAATGTCGAAGGGTCAGTGCCCGGCAAAACCGTGGTCAAGCATGGCGTCAAGATAATCGGCGCGCAGAATGTCCCCTCGACGCTCGCCGCCGATACCTCGGCGCTGTTCAGCCGCAATCTGTACAATTTCCTCTCCGCCTTCTGGGACAAGGAAGCGGGCAAACCCGTCCTTGACGAGGAAATCGGCACCGCCATCCGCCTCACCCAGGGCGGCAAGGTCATCAATGAGCGGTTGCTCGCCAGTTAG